Proteins encoded together in one Solanum lycopersicum chromosome 7, SLM_r2.1 window:
- the LOC138337461 gene encoding uncharacterized protein, with protein MPTGKFYKWQMLLSEFDIVYLTQFAIKAQALADHLAENPVDEEYEPLKTYFQDEEVSFVGENISKAYPGWRLFFDRAANHQDKGIGAVLVSESGQHYPMAAKLRFNCTNNMAEFDACILCFRMAINMNVYELFVIGDSDILIHHVQGEWVVKNQKIIPYVQYVQNLCKRFHKIEFKHTPRIQN; from the coding sequence ATGCCGACTGGAAAGTTTTATAAATGGCAAAtgctgttgagtgagtttgatatCGTGTATCTGACTCAGTTTGCAATAAAGGCAcaagctttggctgatcatcttgcagaaaatccCGTTGACGAAGAATATGAACCACTTAAGACGTATTTTCaagatgaagaagtgtcatttgtgggtgaaaatatttctaaagcgtatccaggttggagattattctttgacAGAGCGGCGAATCACCAAGATAAAGGTATTGGAGCAGTCTTAGTAtcagaatctggtcagcactatcctatgGCAGCTAAACTCCGATTTaattgcacaaacaacatggctgaaTTCGACGCTTGTATTCTTTGTTTCAGAATGGCCATCAACATGAATGTTTACGAGTTATTTGTCATTGGAGACTCAGATATTTTGATCCATCATGTTCAAGGTGAATGGGTTGTGAAGAACCAAAAAATTATACCTTACGTACAGTATGTGCAAAATCTGTGTAAAAGGTTTCACAAGATCGAGTTCAaacatactcccagaatacagaaTTAA